In the Populus trichocarpa isolate Nisqually-1 chromosome 1, P.trichocarpa_v4.1, whole genome shotgun sequence genome, one interval contains:
- the LOC18094090 gene encoding myb family transcription factor PHL11, whose product MERTTFGGGGNYPYENGMVMMTRDPKPRLRWTADLHDRFVDAVTKLGGPDKATPKSVLRLMGLKGLTLYHLKSHLQKYRLGHQARRQNISEQSRESRGASYVNFSHGSSATSTSSPRMDKEQGEIPVAEALDSQIEVQKTLQEQLEVQQKLQMRIEAQGKYLQSILEKAQKSLSQNLNDDGNGNLEATRAQLTGFNLAISSLIENLNAEDRKPCITDLKGVNIRTNGSAIHIDREGQTQETKDVKHHLQGDSIHFDLNTKGTYDFVAANGSELELKMLSYRR is encoded by the exons ATGGAGAGAACAACATTTGGTGGGGGAGGGAATTATCCATACGAGAATGGGATGGTGATGATGACAAGAGACCCTAAGCCAAGACTTAGATGGACTGCTGATCTTCATGATCGTTTTGTTGATGCTGTCACCAAGCTTGGTGGCCCTGACA AGGCAACTCCAAAGTCAGTATTGAGGTTAATGGGATTAAAGGGTTTGACATTGTACCACTTAAAGAGTCATTTACAG AAATACAGACTAGGGCACCAGGCTCGGAGACAGAACATTTCAGAACAAAGCAGGGAGAGCAGAG GGGCTTCATATGTAAACTTCAGTCATGGTTCCTCAGCGACAAGTACCAGTTCACCAAGAATGGATAAAGAACAAGG AGAAATCCCAGTTGCAGAGGCATTGGACAGTCAGATTGAAGTACAGAAAACATTACAAGAACAGCTTGAG GTACAGCAGAAGCTGCAGATGAGAATAGAGGCACAAGGGAAGTACTTGCAGTCCATACTGGAGAAAGCCCAGAAGAGCCTCTCACAGAACTTGAATGACGACGGAAATGGGAATTTAGAAGCTACAAGAGCTCAATTAACAGGCTTCAATTTGGCTATATCTAGTCTCATTGAGAATTTGAATGCAGAAGATAGGAAACCATGCATCACTGATTTGAAAGGTGTCAATATCAGGACAAATGGTTCGGCTATCCATATCGATAGAGAGGGACAGACACAGGAAACTAAAGATGTGAAGCACCACCTTCAAGGAGATTCCATACATTTTGACTTAAACACCAAGGGTACCTATGATTTTGTTGCTGCAAATGGATCTGAGTTAGAACTCAAAATGCTTTCATATAGGAGATAA